The following is a genomic window from Spirosoma foliorum.
TACCCTGATCACTTCCAACACTGAAAATACACATGGACTCTCGACCGCTATTACATCGCCTGCCTGACAAACAGACAGTAACGCAATAAAAAGTGCTTGTAATGCGCCATCTGTAATCAGGAGTTCGTCTGGATTAAGAATGGTTTGATGAGTGGCAGCCCGTTTAATGATAGTTTCCTTCAGTTCCAGAGAGCCATTTGACGGATAATACCGTAACAAGCCAGCGCCTTGCTCCCTAATTATCTGCTGCATAGTTCGTAGCAGTAGTTTTTGGGGAATCAACAGATCGCCCGGAGCTGCTACATTAAATTCGGACAGTTTGCGCCCGGCCCGTAGCGAGGTAGTAAGTCCGAGATGGTGTTTGAAAATGGCATCTCGGACCACTGGTCGCTGGTTGACCTTCTGGGGTGGATTTAATACCTCCACCCTATTACTGACATAGTATCCCGATTTGGGGACACTCTCGACCAGTCCGCAGGCCATAAGATATTCATAGCCATTTTGTATCGTACTGATGCTTGTTTGATACTGCTCCTTTAACTCGCGAACGGAGGGTAACTTATGGCCTGGCTTAAAAACGCCTTCTCTAATATTTTTTTCAATGGTATTGGTAAAAACCTCAAATTTATAGGCCTTCATAACTATACTGGCAGTTTTTATAGATTTCGTATCTGTACTATTAATCTAAGCAATTTACTTTCGGTAGAAAGCTGGGTATAGCTCATTAGTACGTTTACTATAAAAAAGATAAACCAATGACCAAAAGCAAATTGCTACGCATGGATAATGTTGGCATTGTGGTAGAATCCCTCAATGAGACTATCGCTTTTTTTATCGAGCTTGGCCTCAAACTCGAAGGGCGAACTATGATAGAAGGTGAATGGGCCGGTCGCGTAACTGGACTGGGCAACCAACACGTCGAGATCGCTATGATGGTCACCCCCGATGGCCACAGCCGACTCGAACTCTCGCGATTTCTCGCTCCGCCTGTCATCGCAGATAACCGGAACGCTCCTGTGAATGCGCTGGGCTACCTGCGGGTCATGTTCACCGTAGAAGACATCGACCAGACGCTCGACAGTCACCAACCAACTGGGCGCCCAGTTGGTTGGTGACGTGGTTCAATACGAAGACTCATACCGACTGTGCTATATCCGCGGCCCCGAGGGAATACTCATCGGGCTGGCCGAAGAGCTTGCACTAAGTAAAGGAGGCTTATCATCTCCCTAGCGGTAATATTATGTATGATGCATGGTGTATGATATAGGATGTATGAAGGATTACTGTGGTGCCAACTATATCATACACCTTATATCATATACCCTACATCATACATCCTACATCAACTTATAAATTTTGCCGTTTCAATTCGCTTACGGCAAAATTGGCCGCTCGGGCAGTTAGCGCCATAAACGTGAGCGATGGGTTTTGACAAGCCACCGAAGCAAACGAAGCCCCGTCGGTAACGAAAATATTCTTAGACGCCCAAAGCTGATTGTGCGCGTTGAGCATCGACGTCCTGGGGTCACGGCCCATTCGAACGCCCCCCGTTTCATGAACGGCATTGCCGGGTATTGAGTGGTTATCGTACGTAGTGATATTTTTCAGCCCAGATGCTTCGAGCATTTCGGCGGCATCGTTCATCATGTCCTGACGCATACGCTCCTCATTTTCCTGGAATTTCACGTCGAAGATGACCGTGGGTAAACCCCATTTGTCAAG
Proteins encoded in this region:
- a CDS encoding VOC family protein, with product MTKSKLLRMDNVGIVVESLNETIAFFIELGLKLEGRTMIEGEWAGRVTGLGNQHVEIAMMVTPDGHSRLELSRFLAPPVIADNRNAPVNALGYLRVMFTVEDIDQTLDSHQPTGRPVGW